In Synechococcus sp. CC9616, the following are encoded in one genomic region:
- a CDS encoding FAD-dependent monooxygenase — protein MASNLSSAIHILGAGPSGALTALSLAQLGHSVDLVDPKSVDELKARSRAYALTHSSRRLLEKLSLWTELLPTLVPFQELDLSDAAVDRSVLFSLQDLDPSSQSHGAIGWILDHRHLMEALLERLRASEGIHLHLGTTPPQPHNDSLVIAADGPGSPARQAWGIKTWSHRYKQGCLTAKVVLRGIDSGKAYELFRPEGPLAVLPLADGCFQVVWSAPMDRCLDRAALAKSAFLDQLAGVLPEGIEPDLLLDQPAAFPQQLMLARRLSSGRGVLVGEAAHRCHPVGGQGLNLCWRDVETLAALAQQPHSARRKARRYARKRLLDVAFVSLATDLLVRLFSNRQPILLPVRSMALMLLHKLPLSRRLSLRAMTNGPLRILSPLPD, from the coding sequence ATGGCCTCCAACCTTTCCTCAGCGATCCACATACTCGGAGCTGGACCCAGCGGCGCTCTCACGGCGCTGTCACTGGCTCAGCTGGGACATTCCGTTGATCTTGTCGATCCCAAGAGCGTTGATGAGCTGAAAGCCCGAAGCAGGGCTTACGCACTGACCCATTCCAGCCGACGTCTGCTCGAAAAACTCAGTCTCTGGACTGAATTGCTGCCAACCCTTGTTCCATTTCAGGAACTTGATCTCAGCGACGCAGCTGTTGATCGTTCGGTTTTGTTTTCGTTGCAGGATCTCGATCCTTCATCGCAATCCCACGGTGCCATCGGCTGGATCCTGGACCACCGCCATCTCATGGAGGCCTTGCTGGAGCGATTGAGGGCTTCAGAGGGTATTCATCTGCATCTGGGCACGACTCCTCCTCAGCCTCACAACGACTCACTGGTTATCGCTGCTGATGGTCCCGGCTCCCCGGCACGGCAGGCCTGGGGAATCAAGACCTGGTCGCATCGCTACAAGCAGGGCTGCTTGACAGCGAAAGTCGTGCTTCGAGGCATCGACTCAGGCAAGGCTTATGAGCTGTTTCGTCCGGAGGGCCCACTGGCAGTCCTGCCCCTTGCCGACGGCTGTTTCCAAGTGGTTTGGAGCGCACCTATGGATCGCTGTCTGGACCGGGCCGCCCTGGCGAAATCTGCTTTCCTGGATCAGCTCGCAGGGGTATTGCCGGAAGGCATCGAGCCCGACCTTCTGCTTGATCAACCCGCTGCCTTCCCGCAACAGTTGATGCTGGCCCGCAGGCTGTCCTCAGGGCGAGGAGTGCTGGTTGGTGAAGCAGCTCACCGATGCCACCCCGTCGGTGGACAGGGGCTCAACCTCTGCTGGCGGGATGTCGAAACGCTTGCGGCGCTGGCTCAACAACCCCATTCGGCCCGAAGAAAGGCTCGTCGTTACGCAAGAAAGCGCTTGCTGGATGTTGCCTTCGTCAGCCTGGCCACAGATCTGCTTGTGCGGCTGTTCTCAAACCGTCAGCCGATTCTGTTGCCAGTTCGCAGCATGGCCTTGATGCTGCTGCACAAGCTGCCCCTGTCCAGGCGCCTCAGCCTTCGTGCAATGACCAATGGACCACTGCGGATCCTCAGTCCCTTGCCAGACTGA
- a CDS encoding high light inducible protein: MAQSTSSPVIRGATVTTEDGGRLNAFAAEPRMEVVEVEQGWGFHERAEKLNGRMAMLGFIALLATELAMGGEAFTHGLLGLG; the protein is encoded by the coding sequence ATGGCTCAATCCACTTCGTCCCCCGTTATCCGCGGTGCCACCGTCACCACCGAAGACGGCGGACGTTTGAACGCCTTCGCTGCGGAACCCCGCATGGAAGTCGTTGAAGTTGAGCAGGGTTGGGGATTCCACGAACGCGCAGAAAAGCTCAACGGCCGCATGGCCATGCTCGGATTCATCGCTCTGCTTGCCACCGAGCTTGCGATGGGTGGTGAAGCCTTCACTCACGGGCTGCTGGGTCTGGGCTGA
- the dapB gene encoding 4-hydroxy-tetrahydrodipicolinate reductase has translation MSSSVPVVVAGALGRMGAEVIRAVIGADDCTLVGAIDNTPGKEGADVGLELGLGELEIAVTSDFEGCLCAVSQSVRDNDGGAVLVDFTHPSVVYDHTRAAIAYGVHPVIGTTGLTPAQINDLRDFSAKASIGGAVIPNFSVGMVLLQQAAAAAARFYDHAELTELHHNRKADAPSGTCIKTAELMEELGKSFNPPEVDEHESLQGSRGGLRESGLRLHSIRLPGLVAHQEVMFGAPGESYTLRHDTIDRSAYMPGVLLTVRRVRSLAALVYGLERLI, from the coding sequence ATGAGCTCCTCCGTTCCTGTTGTCGTGGCTGGTGCGCTTGGCCGTATGGGTGCCGAAGTGATAAGGGCTGTGATCGGTGCCGACGACTGCACCCTGGTGGGCGCGATCGATAACACCCCAGGCAAAGAGGGAGCCGATGTGGGCTTGGAGCTGGGCTTGGGTGAGCTTGAGATCGCCGTCACCTCCGATTTTGAAGGCTGTCTCTGCGCCGTCAGCCAGTCCGTGAGGGACAACGATGGCGGGGCGGTTCTGGTGGATTTCACCCATCCATCAGTGGTCTATGACCACACCCGGGCTGCCATCGCTTACGGGGTTCATCCAGTGATCGGAACCACCGGCCTGACTCCCGCCCAGATCAACGACCTTCGGGACTTTTCCGCGAAGGCTTCAATCGGTGGGGCTGTCATTCCCAATTTCTCCGTTGGAATGGTGTTGCTCCAGCAGGCTGCTGCGGCAGCAGCGCGTTTTTATGACCACGCCGAATTGACGGAACTGCATCACAACCGCAAGGCGGATGCCCCCAGCGGCACCTGCATTAAGACGGCTGAATTGATGGAGGAGCTTGGCAAAAGCTTCAATCCCCCTGAGGTTGATGAACATGAATCCCTGCAGGGCAGCCGTGGCGGACTGAGGGAAAGTGGATTGCGTCTCCACTCCATCCGACTGCCTGGATTGGTGGCGCACCAGGAAGTGATGTTTGGGGCGCCAGGTGAGAGCTATACCCTCCGACACGACACCATCGATCGCTCCGCCTACATGCCTGGGGTCCTGCTCACCGTTCGAAGGGTGCGTTCCCTTGCGGCACTGGTTTATGGCCTTGAGCGACTGATCTGA
- a CDS encoding magnesium chelatase subunit H, which produces MFTQVRSADRRVAPVDGQNHRSVMKAVYVVLEPQYQNALTQAATALNAANAELGIELSGYLIEELRDESNYADFCADVAQADVFIASLIFIEDLAQKVVDAVAPHRDRLKAAVVFPSMPEVMRLNKLGSFSMAQLGQSKSAIAGFMKKRKEAGGAGFQDAMLKLLNTLPTVLKYLPVEKAQDARSFMLSFQYWLGGTPDNLRNFLLMLADKYVFPAAEGSERPALDVADPEVFPDLGIWHPLAPSMFEDLKEYLNWTASRHDLSEKALSGPVIGLVLQRSHIVTGDDAHYVAMIQELEFRGARVIPVFCGGLDFSKPVNAFFYDPINPEQPLVDGIVSLTGFALVGGPARQDHPKAIESLKKLNRPYMVALPLVFQTTKEWEDSDLGLHPVQVALQIAIPELDGAIEPIVLSGRDDATGKAHTLQDRVDAIAERAIRWSSLRIKPRADKKLAITVFSFPPDKGNVGTAAYLDVFGSIHRVMEEMKAKGYDIKDLPRTPKALMDAVINDPEAIQGAPELSIAHRMSVEEYERLTPYSERLEENWGKPPGNLNSDGQNLLVFGRHFGNLFVGVQPTFGYEGDPMRLLYSRSASPHHGFAAYYTYLEKIWGADAVLHFGTHGSLEFMPGKQMGMSETCYPDSLIGALPNLYYYAANNPSEATIAKRRGYASTISYLTPPAENAGLYKGLKELGELVGSYQQLREGGRGVQIVNSIVETARQCNLDKDVNLPDQDAAGMDLDGRDALVGAVYRQLMEIESRLLPCGLHTIGKPPTAEEAVATLVSIAALEREEDGLRSLPGLLAEAMGRTIEDVYSGNDSGVLADVELNRTITETSRAAIGAMVRSLTGRDGRVTLRNSFGWLYDLLSRFGLQLPSPWLRACCSAGFTQIDSTELDKLFAYLRFCLEQICADMEMESLLKALDGEYVLPGPGGDPIRNPGVLPSGKNIHALDPQAIPTRAAVAAAKGVVDKLIERQREEQGTWPETIACVLWGTDNIKTYGESLAQILWFVGVKPMPDSVGRVNKLELIPLEELGRPRIDVVVNCSGVFRDLFINQMALIDQAVKMAAEADEPLEQNFVRRHALEQAEKEGTNLRDAACRVFSNASGSYSSNVNLAVENSSWEEEDELQEMYLSRKTFAFNADNPGEMNQKREVFESVMKTADVTFQNLDSAEISLTDVSHYFDSDPTKLIKGLRDDGKEPTSFIADTTTANAQVRSLSETIRLDSRTKLLNPKWYEGMLDSGYEGVREVAKRLNFTLGWSATSGAVDNFVYEEANETFINDPEMRKRLLELNPHSFRRIVGTLLEVNGRGYWETSDDNIQQLQELYQEVEDRIEGVTTS; this is translated from the coding sequence ATGTTCACACAGGTCCGCTCCGCCGATCGCCGAGTCGCTCCTGTTGATGGTCAGAACCATCGTTCCGTGATGAAAGCGGTGTATGTGGTTCTTGAGCCGCAGTACCAGAACGCGTTGACCCAGGCTGCGACAGCGTTGAACGCCGCCAATGCCGAACTAGGAATCGAGCTGAGCGGATATCTGATTGAAGAACTCAGGGACGAAAGTAACTATGCCGATTTCTGCGCGGATGTAGCTCAGGCTGATGTCTTCATTGCCTCGTTGATCTTCATCGAGGATCTGGCTCAGAAAGTTGTGGATGCCGTTGCGCCGCATCGCGATCGGCTCAAGGCCGCCGTGGTTTTCCCCTCCATGCCGGAGGTGATGCGCCTCAACAAGCTCGGCAGTTTTTCAATGGCCCAGCTGGGCCAGAGCAAGAGCGCGATCGCCGGCTTCATGAAGAAGCGGAAGGAAGCCGGAGGCGCTGGCTTCCAGGACGCCATGCTCAAACTTCTGAACACGCTGCCGACGGTTCTCAAGTACCTGCCCGTGGAGAAGGCGCAGGATGCCCGCAGCTTCATGCTCAGTTTTCAGTATTGGCTTGGGGGAACGCCGGATAACCTGCGCAACTTCCTGCTGATGCTGGCGGACAAATACGTCTTCCCAGCGGCCGAAGGTTCGGAACGTCCAGCGCTGGATGTCGCCGATCCGGAAGTCTTCCCAGATCTCGGCATCTGGCATCCACTGGCTCCGTCGATGTTCGAGGACCTCAAGGAGTACCTGAACTGGACAGCCAGCCGTCACGACCTGAGTGAAAAGGCCCTCAGCGGCCCGGTGATTGGCCTGGTGCTCCAGCGCAGTCACATTGTCACCGGCGATGACGCCCATTACGTGGCAATGATTCAGGAGCTGGAGTTCCGCGGTGCACGCGTGATTCCCGTTTTCTGCGGTGGTCTGGATTTCTCCAAACCGGTGAATGCCTTTTTCTATGACCCCATCAATCCAGAACAACCGCTGGTGGATGGAATCGTTTCCCTAACAGGATTCGCTTTGGTGGGTGGTCCAGCCCGCCAGGACCATCCCAAGGCGATTGAGTCCCTCAAGAAACTCAACCGTCCTTACATGGTTGCCCTGCCACTGGTGTTTCAAACCACCAAGGAGTGGGAGGACAGCGACCTCGGTTTGCATCCGGTTCAGGTTGCCCTGCAGATCGCCATTCCCGAGTTGGATGGAGCGATCGAGCCAATCGTTCTCTCCGGCCGCGACGATGCCACCGGTAAGGCTCACACCTTGCAGGATCGGGTGGACGCAATCGCTGAACGTGCCATCCGCTGGTCGTCGCTGCGAATCAAGCCCCGTGCAGACAAGAAGCTGGCGATCACGGTGTTCAGCTTCCCGCCTGACAAGGGCAATGTCGGCACGGCCGCCTACCTCGATGTCTTCGGATCCATCCATCGGGTGATGGAGGAGATGAAGGCAAAGGGCTACGACATCAAGGATCTGCCCCGGACGCCCAAGGCTCTGATGGATGCGGTGATCAATGATCCGGAAGCGATTCAGGGTGCTCCTGAACTGTCAATCGCCCATCGCATGAGCGTTGAGGAGTACGAGCGTCTGACGCCCTATTCCGAGCGTCTCGAAGAGAACTGGGGCAAGCCTCCGGGCAACCTCAACAGCGATGGACAGAATCTTCTGGTTTTTGGCCGTCACTTCGGCAACCTGTTCGTCGGCGTTCAACCCACCTTCGGCTACGAGGGTGATCCGATGCGTCTGCTCTATTCCCGCAGCGCCAGTCCTCACCATGGTTTTGCGGCCTACTACACCTACCTGGAGAAGATCTGGGGTGCGGATGCAGTTCTCCATTTCGGAACCCATGGTTCGTTGGAATTCATGCCTGGAAAGCAGATGGGCATGAGCGAGACCTGTTATCCGGACAGCCTGATCGGTGCTCTTCCGAACCTCTATTACTACGCGGCGAATAACCCTTCTGAAGCCACCATTGCCAAACGTCGTGGCTACGCCTCCACCATCAGCTACCTCACACCCCCTGCAGAAAATGCTGGTCTTTACAAGGGGCTGAAGGAACTGGGTGAACTGGTTGGTTCATACCAGCAACTACGCGAAGGCGGCAGGGGCGTTCAGATCGTCAACTCGATTGTGGAAACCGCGCGTCAGTGCAATCTCGATAAAGACGTCAACCTGCCGGATCAGGATGCAGCAGGCATGGATCTGGACGGTCGTGATGCCCTGGTTGGCGCGGTGTACCGCCAGCTGATGGAGATCGAAAGTCGTCTGCTTCCCTGCGGCCTGCACACCATTGGCAAGCCTCCCACGGCTGAAGAAGCCGTCGCCACTCTTGTGAGCATCGCTGCTCTTGAGCGTGAGGAGGATGGACTGCGCTCCCTGCCGGGACTGTTGGCGGAAGCGATGGGTCGCACCATTGAAGACGTCTACAGCGGCAACGACTCAGGTGTCCTTGCCGATGTGGAGCTCAATCGCACCATCACTGAGACATCCCGCGCTGCCATCGGGGCCATGGTGCGCTCCCTGACCGGACGCGACGGCAGAGTCACTCTGCGCAACAGTTTCGGCTGGCTTTACGACCTGCTGAGTCGATTCGGTCTGCAGTTGCCCTCCCCCTGGTTGCGCGCCTGCTGTTCTGCCGGCTTCACCCAGATCGATTCCACCGAGCTCGACAAACTCTTCGCTTATTTGCGCTTCTGTCTTGAGCAGATCTGCGCCGATATGGAGATGGAGAGCTTGTTGAAAGCTCTTGATGGTGAATATGTCCTGCCGGGTCCTGGCGGTGATCCGATCCGAAACCCCGGTGTTCTTCCAAGTGGCAAGAACATCCACGCACTCGACCCCCAAGCCATTCCGACCCGCGCTGCAGTGGCCGCAGCCAAGGGCGTCGTGGACAAACTGATCGAGCGCCAGCGTGAGGAACAGGGCACCTGGCCCGAAACCATCGCCTGCGTTCTCTGGGGAACCGACAACATCAAAACCTACGGGGAATCCCTGGCTCAGATCCTCTGGTTTGTTGGTGTGAAACCCATGCCGGATTCCGTTGGCCGAGTCAACAAACTTGAGCTGATCCCCCTTGAGGAGCTTGGTCGACCCCGGATTGATGTGGTGGTGAATTGCTCCGGTGTTTTCCGGGATCTGTTCATCAATCAGATGGCACTGATCGATCAGGCTGTGAAGATGGCTGCTGAGGCTGATGAGCCCCTCGAGCAGAACTTCGTGCGCAGGCATGCCCTCGAACAGGCTGAAAAAGAGGGCACCAACCTTCGGGATGCCGCCTGTCGCGTTTTCTCTAATGCCAGCGGAAGCTACAGCTCCAATGTCAATCTGGCGGTTGAAAACTCCAGCTGGGAGGAGGAAGACGAACTTCAGGAGATGTATCTCTCCCGGAAAACCTTCGCGTTCAATGCCGACAATCCCGGTGAGATGAACCAGAAGCGTGAGGTGTTCGAAAGTGTGATGAAAACCGCTGATGTGACATTCCAGAATCTCGACTCTGCCGAGATTTCACTCACAGATGTGAGCCATTACTTCGACTCCGATCCCACCAAGCTGATCAAGGGGTTGCGGGATGACGGCAAGGAGCCCACCAGCTTCATTGCCGATACCACCACGGCCAACGCTCAGGTCCGTTCCCTGAGTGAGACGATCCGTCTCGACTCCCGCACAAAGCTGCTGAATCCAAAGTGGTACGAGGGAATGCTTGATTCCGGCTACGAGGGTGTGAGAGAGGTCGCTAAACGCCTCAACTTCACCCTGGGCTGGAGTGCCACCAGCGGTGCTGTCGACAATTTCGTTTACGAAGAGGCCAACGAGACGTTCATCAACGACCCTGAGATGCGAAAGCGTCTGCTGGAGCTCAACCCCCACAGCTTCCGTCGGATCGTTGGCACCCTTCTTGAGGTGAATGGTCGCGGCTACTGGGAAACTTCAGACGACAACATTCAGCAACTGCAGGAGCTCTATCAGGAGGTGGAAGACCGCATTGAGGGCGTCACCACAAGCTGA
- a CDS encoding GlcNAc-transferase family protein has translation MRPTIFIQIAAYRDPDLPATLHNLLAMATDPARLHIGICLQLAENDPADWDAAAFPDHPQLSVIRYAARDSQGACWARHQAQQFFANETFVLQIDSHMRAVRDWDELLIQTWAECQDPMAVLSVYPNGFEPPCELQCDRLPVMAAHHFDDYGILKFQGISRYRLPEQQPKAPVPNAFVAGGFLFGPGGLVNLVPYDPKLYFYGEEISLSVRLWTHGFNIYCPHRLLLFHLYKTSNGEGDLSVQHWSDHKDWFLLNRRSLVRVHALLDSLVQAPLDRLSPTMDDVDDLNLYWLGAERSLDDYQRWAGVHFKNRSISQPALEGRFSGGSEP, from the coding sequence GTGAGGCCAACGATCTTCATCCAGATCGCGGCCTATCGCGATCCAGACCTGCCGGCGACGCTGCACAACTTGCTGGCGATGGCGACAGATCCCGCTCGCTTGCACATAGGCATCTGTCTGCAGTTAGCCGAGAACGATCCAGCCGATTGGGATGCGGCGGCCTTCCCCGACCATCCCCAGCTCTCAGTGATCCGCTATGCGGCCAGGGACAGCCAAGGCGCCTGCTGGGCTCGTCACCAAGCACAGCAGTTCTTCGCGAATGAGACCTTTGTGCTCCAGATCGATAGTCATATGCGCGCTGTTCGCGACTGGGATGAGCTGTTGATCCAAACCTGGGCGGAATGCCAGGACCCCATGGCCGTGTTGAGTGTTTACCCAAACGGTTTTGAGCCCCCATGCGAACTGCAGTGCGACAGGCTTCCGGTGATGGCCGCCCATCATTTCGATGACTACGGGATCCTCAAATTCCAGGGCATCAGCCGTTATCGCCTGCCCGAGCAGCAACCCAAAGCGCCTGTGCCCAATGCCTTTGTGGCGGGTGGATTTCTGTTCGGGCCTGGAGGGCTTGTCAACCTGGTGCCCTACGACCCAAAACTCTATTTCTACGGCGAGGAGATCTCCTTATCCGTAAGGCTCTGGACCCACGGTTTCAACATCTACTGCCCTCACCGTTTGCTGCTGTTCCACCTCTACAAAACAAGCAACGGCGAAGGTGATCTTTCCGTGCAGCACTGGTCAGACCACAAGGACTGGTTCCTGTTGAATCGTCGCTCGTTGGTGAGGGTGCACGCCTTATTGGACAGCCTCGTTCAAGCACCACTGGATCGACTCAGTCCCACGATGGACGACGTGGACGATCTCAACCTGTACTGGCTCGGAGCCGAGCGGAGCCTGGATGACTACCAGCGCTGGGCCGGGGTGCATTTTAAGAATCGCAGCATCTCACAGCCGGCCCTGGAGGGCCGGTTCAGTGGTGGTTCGGAGCCTTAA
- the folP gene encoding dihydropteroate synthase, producing MRWPTGWRQRTAVMGVINITPDSFSDGGRFLQRDRAVAEAAFQLQQGADVLDLGAQSTKPGAEEVGAEEELKRLLPPLREIRSRFPEALISVDTFLAPVAEAALAAGADWVNDVSGGRRDSAMLHLVASAACPVVLMHSRGNSRTMDQLTDYDDVVQQVRRGLLERTEEALAAGIPTTAIIWDPGLGFAKTHEQNLALLKGLEQLTQDGFPLLIGPSRKRFIGAVLDEPRPRARIWGTAAVACRCAQAGAAVLRVHDVGPIRQTLSMAAALW from the coding sequence ATGCGCTGGCCGACAGGCTGGCGCCAGCGCACCGCTGTGATGGGTGTGATCAACATCACGCCGGATTCCTTCAGCGATGGTGGGCGCTTCCTGCAGCGGGATCGCGCCGTTGCTGAAGCCGCCTTCCAACTTCAGCAAGGCGCTGATGTTCTCGATCTCGGAGCCCAGAGCACAAAACCCGGCGCTGAGGAGGTGGGAGCTGAGGAGGAGCTGAAGCGACTGCTGCCTCCCCTTCGTGAGATCCGGAGTCGGTTTCCCGAAGCTTTGATCTCCGTCGACACCTTCCTCGCCCCTGTCGCGGAAGCCGCTCTTGCCGCCGGCGCCGACTGGGTGAACGACGTCAGTGGAGGACGTCGTGACTCCGCCATGCTCCATCTGGTGGCCTCCGCCGCATGCCCTGTCGTGCTCATGCACAGCCGTGGCAACAGCCGCACCATGGACCAGCTGACCGACTACGACGATGTAGTGCAGCAGGTGCGTCGTGGCCTGCTGGAACGCACAGAGGAGGCTTTGGCAGCGGGGATTCCAACCACTGCCATCATCTGGGATCCCGGCCTGGGCTTCGCCAAGACCCATGAGCAGAACCTTGCCTTGTTGAAAGGTCTCGAGCAGCTCACCCAGGACGGATTCCCACTACTGATCGGTCCATCCAGGAAGCGCTTCATCGGTGCTGTTCTCGATGAACCCAGACCACGCGCCAGGATCTGGGGGACTGCTGCAGTGGCCTGTCGTTGCGCCCAGGCCGGAGCAGCCGTGCTGCGGGTTCACGATGTCGGACCGATCCGACAAACCCTTTCCATGGCCGCTGCCCTGTGGTGA
- the tpiA gene encoding triose-phosphate isomerase, which translates to MRRRVIAGNWKMHMTCSQARDYMSAFLPLVADAPDDRDIVLAPPFTAISTVADIAAGSRVQLSSQNVHWQENGAFTAEISAEMLLEHKVKYTIVGHSEPRKYFSESDEQINHRARTAQGHGLIPIVCVGETDEQRERGEAERVIRRQIEQGLEGLDANKLVVAYEPIWAIGTGKTCESPEANRICGLIRSWVGATDLVIQYGGSVKPGNIDELMSMSDIDGVLVGGASLKPDGFARIANYQEA; encoded by the coding sequence GTGCGCAGACGGGTGATCGCCGGCAACTGGAAGATGCATATGACCTGCTCCCAGGCCAGGGACTACATGTCTGCCTTCCTACCTCTGGTCGCCGATGCGCCCGATGACCGTGACATCGTGCTGGCGCCACCGTTCACCGCCATCTCCACCGTGGCGGACATCGCCGCAGGCAGCCGCGTTCAACTCTCCAGCCAAAACGTGCATTGGCAGGAGAATGGTGCCTTCACCGCTGAGATCTCAGCGGAGATGCTGCTGGAGCACAAAGTCAAATACACAATCGTGGGGCACAGCGAGCCACGCAAATACTTCTCTGAAAGTGACGAGCAGATCAACCATCGAGCAAGAACCGCCCAGGGCCACGGCCTAATTCCGATCGTCTGCGTCGGTGAAACCGATGAGCAGCGCGAACGCGGCGAAGCCGAACGGGTGATCCGGCGCCAGATTGAGCAGGGGCTGGAGGGCCTGGATGCCAACAAGCTCGTTGTGGCCTACGAACCCATTTGGGCCATCGGTACCGGCAAGACCTGTGAATCCCCGGAAGCCAATCGCATCTGTGGTCTGATCCGCAGTTGGGTGGGAGCAACGGATCTGGTGATCCAGTACGGCGGCTCGGTCAAACCTGGAAACATCGATGAGCTGATGTCGATGAGCGATATCGATGGGGTGCTCGTGGGAGGGGCGTCGCTCAAGCCGGACGGCTTCGCCCGCATTGCCAACTACCAGGAGGCCTGA
- a CDS encoding RNA-binding S4 domain-containing protein, with translation MKLDQFLKWMGWVATGGEAKHHIQTGGVSVNGEVETRRGRQLQPGDRVNLAGEEAIVGDETSTTP, from the coding sequence ATGAAGCTTGACCAATTCCTCAAATGGATGGGCTGGGTGGCAACCGGCGGAGAAGCCAAACACCACATTCAGACTGGGGGGGTCTCCGTCAATGGAGAGGTTGAGACGCGCAGAGGCCGGCAGCTCCAACCGGGGGATCGGGTCAACCTCGCGGGGGAAGAAGCGATCGTCGGCGACGAAACTTCAACAACACCGTAA
- a CDS encoding ABC transporter ATP-binding protein, translated as MLSPSQAGFRRLLPLLRPHLRQLIAGLACMLLYVSSFLLLLNLAGELFPSLSSRDLPKVLLLIAQGVVIFAVQKLAQFGQDSLLAGPALQVSQQLRSDVFRRLQTVELGALEKLSAGDLTYRLTEDADRVSEVLYKSIHDTVPSALQLLAVLGYMLWLDWKLTASIVLLAPLIVWLVSLFGARVMAATERSQKKVSELAGLLGEAIEGLPLVRAFAAEPWLQDRFEREIDQHRQARHRTYNLVALQHPVVGMIEVVGLFSVLALAAWRIESGDLTIAGLSSYLTGLVVLIDPIAHVTNNFNEFQQGQASLKRLRQIEREPQEAADPADAIALGNLRGDLDLQGVCFGYDPAQPVLQDLNLEVKAGQVLALVGPSGAGKSTLFSLLLRFNSAQQGRILLDGNDLSALRARDLRRQVALVPQRTTVFSGSIAEAIRFGRRASDADVMEAARLANADGFIESLPHGYETLLEERGSNVSGGQLQRIAIARAVLGNPALLLLDEATSALDAEAEAAVQVGLKQAMSGRTVLVIAHRLATVQEADQIVVLEKGSIVDRGSHDALMQRGGRYRELCERQFIRDLQNP; from the coding sequence ATGCTTTCTCCCTCACAGGCAGGCTTTCGACGGCTGCTGCCGTTACTGCGCCCCCATCTGCGGCAGCTGATCGCAGGCCTTGCGTGCATGTTGCTGTACGTCAGCAGCTTCCTTCTGCTGCTCAACCTGGCCGGTGAGCTTTTCCCCTCCTTGAGTTCCAGGGATCTGCCCAAGGTGCTGCTGCTGATCGCCCAGGGGGTCGTCATTTTCGCGGTTCAGAAGCTGGCTCAGTTCGGTCAGGACTCGCTTCTGGCCGGACCGGCTCTACAGGTGAGTCAGCAGCTGAGAAGCGACGTGTTCCGCAGGCTGCAGACCGTGGAACTGGGGGCCTTGGAAAAACTGTCTGCTGGTGATCTCACCTACCGGCTTACGGAAGATGCCGACCGTGTCAGCGAAGTGCTTTACAAAAGCATCCACGACACCGTGCCAAGCGCGCTCCAGCTTCTGGCCGTCCTTGGCTACATGCTCTGGCTTGACTGGAAGCTGACGGCAAGCATTGTCCTCCTCGCACCACTGATCGTCTGGTTGGTCAGTCTGTTCGGGGCGCGTGTGATGGCGGCCACAGAGCGAAGCCAGAAAAAAGTGAGTGAGCTTGCCGGCCTGCTCGGTGAGGCCATTGAAGGTCTTCCATTGGTGCGGGCCTTCGCGGCAGAACCCTGGCTTCAGGATCGTTTTGAACGTGAGATCGACCAGCACCGTCAGGCGCGTCACCGCACCTACAACCTGGTGGCTCTCCAGCATCCTGTTGTCGGGATGATCGAGGTGGTGGGACTGTTCTCCGTGCTGGCGCTGGCCGCCTGGCGGATTGAGAGCGGTGATCTCACCATCGCAGGGCTGAGCAGCTATCTCACCGGTCTGGTGGTGTTGATTGACCCCATTGCCCACGTCACCAATAACTTCAATGAGTTCCAGCAGGGACAGGCGTCCCTGAAACGGCTTCGCCAGATCGAGAGGGAGCCGCAGGAAGCGGCTGATCCGGCCGATGCAATCGCTCTCGGCAACTTGCGAGGCGATTTGGATTTGCAGGGAGTGTGTTTCGGGTATGACCCGGCCCAACCCGTGCTCCAGGATCTCAACCTCGAGGTGAAGGCTGGTCAGGTGCTGGCTCTGGTTGGTCCGTCCGGTGCTGGCAAGAGCACGCTGTTTTCATTGCTGCTGCGTTTCAACTCCGCGCAGCAGGGTCGGATCCTGCTCGATGGAAATGATTTGAGCGCTTTGCGGGCACGTGATCTGCGACGTCAGGTGGCTCTGGTGCCCCAGCGCACCACGGTCTTTTCCGGCAGCATCGCCGAGGCCATCCGTTTCGGTCGTCGCGCCAGCGATGCTGACGTGATGGAAGCGGCACGGCTGGCCAATGCTGATGGGTTCATCGAGAGCCTCCCCCACGGCTACGAAACCCTGCTGGAGGAGCGGGGAAGCAATGTCTCCGGAGGACAACTGCAGCGAATCGCTATCGCCAGGGCCGTCCTGGGGAATCCGGCCTTGCTTCTGCTGGATGAAGCCACCAGCGCTCTCGATGCTGAAGCCGAGGCAGCGGTGCAGGTTGGTTTGAAGCAGGCGATGTCGGGACGCACCGTTCTCGTGATTGCCCATCGTCTGGCAACGGTTCAGGAAGCCGATCAGATTGTGGTTCTCGAGAAGGGATCCATCGTGGACCGAGGCAGCCATGACGCGTTAATGCAACGTGGTGGGCGTTACCGGGAGCTCTGCGAAAGGCAATTCATCAGGGATCTGCAGAATCCCTGA